The genome window CTCCCTCTCGGGTTTTGCGTCCGATAATCATATGGTCCAGGACCGTGATTTCCATCATGTGTCCAGCCTCCACCAGCTTGCGGGTGACTTTAATATCCTGAGCCGACGGCGACGGATCGCCCGACGGATGGTTGTGCGCGAGAATCACGTGTGCCGCTGAATGCTGAACCGCCGGCTTAAAAATTTCACGCGGATGAACCAGGCTTGAATTCAGCGTTCCTCTCGACACTTCGCACGGCGGGACCATTAAACGATTCTTAATATCCAGGAGCAGTACCCAGAACACTTCGCGATCCAGCCCTCGGGCGCGCTCGCGCAAAACAGCAGCAGCTTCTTCCGGCGATGCAATACGCGGGTTCTCACCGACGTTTTCCTGAACCAGCCTTCGCCCCATTTCGAGCGACGCTTTCAGAATTTTTGCTTTTTCCTTACCAACGCCGCGGATTTTCTGAAGCTCTGCTGCGGATGCCCGGGACAACGCGCTGAGCGATCCGTATTGAAGCAGAAGCATTTCCGCCAGTTCAACCACGTTGAGCCCGGCCACGCCGGTCCGGAGAATCAGCGCCAGCAAATCGCTCTCCGAAAGGTTTTCCGGACCGACCCGATCGAATTTCTCGCGCGGTTGCAGTGCCTTGGGCAAATCTTTCACCCGCACCCGATAGACTTCGATCCCCTCTCTGACGCACTTTCCAATCACTGAAAAAGTTATAACAAATCATTATCAACTTGAAAATATTTATTCATCTCGCAGTTTTTATGAACCCGGAAGACCCAAACGGACGAATTAAACAAATTCTCACTTAAAGCAATGTGGATTGTGCGATAGTCTTTTTAAACGGAAGGTACATACTATGAATACACGAATTGCAATTGTGACGGGAGCCACCTCCGGCATCGGAGAAGCCACTGTCCGAAAACTGATTGAAGTCGGCATGCAGGTGGTTGGAAACGGACGTACGCGTGAAAAACTCGCCACCCTCGAGAAAGAGCTGGGAAGCAACTTCTGCGGCGTAGCCGGTGATGCCGGCGATGAAAAAGTGATTGACCAGCTGTTTGCGGAAGCGCAGGAACATTTTGGCGGCGAAGCCAATCTGGTTGTCATCAATGCGGGCCGAGGGCTCGGTGGATCAGTTACCACTTCTGACCAGTCCCAGCTAGACGACCTTTTGAACGTTAATGTTAAAGGAGCAGCGCTGCTGATGCAGAAAGCCGCCCTGAAAATGGTGAAACAACAGGAAAAAGGCTTTCCAAAGTCGGCGGCAGACATCGTCATTATCGGATCCGTAGTCGGTCGCCACATCTCACCTTTCAGCGCGGTATATGGCGCGTCTAAGTTTGCAGTCCATGCCCTGGCAGAAGGATTGCGCCGCGAAGTCGGCCCGAAAGGTGTCCGCGTATCACTGGTCCAGCCGGGCATCGTCATCAGTGGATTTCAGGACGTGGCAGGCTACAGCGATGAATTAGTGCAGGGGTTTCATGACAAATTCGGCCCGTTGCCGACTGCCGCGGATATTGCAGATGCAATCTGCCATGTGACCACACTGCCGCCTCACATTAACATCAGCGACATTGTTGTCCGACCAACACGACAGGAATATCCGTAAAAACGTTCTGGCAGGTTCCGGTCAGCGCCTGCGGCGGGACGGAACCGAGAGCGTTCCATTAAAAAACTCAATAATATGCCCTTTTTCGACCAGCCATCGAATGGGGTTGAGAATTTCATGAGCTCTCTCTGAATCTTTTTCCGCACCGGGACGCAGTCCTTCCACCAGCTGCAACCGGGTTGAACCGGGATGATCAGCCAGAAACTCGAGAATAGCCCGGATTGTATCCACTGCCGCTTCCGGCGCGATGGGATCCGGCTTCACCGCGGTAATAAAATTAATGTTTTTCCCCGCCTTAAACGTATAGAGGTGAAGGTGCCGGAATGCCGCGCGCATGGCAAATGCGAGCGAAATCGGGAAACGGCTTTCCTGCTGCCAGGCTTCGCGCACCATCCGGATCAGATTGTAGTCTTTAATTCTGCGGGCGAGAGAGGATGGCAACACCGCGCGGGTCACTTCCTCAATCTCAGCTTCGGCGATATGGGTTTTCACATACTCTTCAGCCTGCAGCAGTGAAAACTCTTTGCCGCCGTCTTTGAGGCGGTAAACCGTTTTTTTAGAAGCGTCCTGCTTCCACTGCTCGATCAACTCTTCGTCGCGAACCGTCTGTACTTTTTCCTTAAAGCGCTCAAACGGCATCCCGGCATAACTGGTGCGGTGGATTTCTGCCAGACGATCGGTATAGCTGTGATGATTCGGCGGCCCGATCAGAATGTCGTCAATTTTTCCAATCATTGGAAAAACTCCGGACGGCGTTTCAACTTCGATCTCCTCAATCTCGAAAAAATCCTCCAGATGATTGTCCAGCAGCTGCCGCAACAGCACATCGCGATCGGTTGCAACCATTTTGGAGCGTTTCCCCTGATACAGCTTGAAGTCTTCAGCACCCGGCTCGACTTCCAGCTTCACCAAATGGCCGCGCGGGTCGGACAGGAAAATATGCGCAAGATCAATCAACGGATAGGCACGTTTGGAGTGATGAATCTGGCGGACCAGCGACGATAATCGTTTCTGTTCCGGCAGGAACTTAATCGTCACCGGAAGGTCCACTTTGGCCGACCGAGGGCGAACCTCCCGAGGCTTCCTGTCATGATGGGATGGAGGTCGCCGACCGGAACGCGGAGA of Tichowtungia aerotolerans contains these proteins:
- the radC gene encoding RadC family protein → MKDLPKALQPREKFDRVGPENLSESDLLALILRTGVAGLNVVELAEMLLLQYGSLSALSRASAAELQKIRGVGKEKAKILKASLEMGRRLVQENVGENPRIASPEEAAAVLRERARGLDREVFWVLLLDIKNRLMVPPCEVSRGTLNSSLVHPREIFKPAVQHSAAHVILAHNHPSGDPSPSAQDIKVTRKLVEAGHMMEITVLDHMIIGRKTREGVDDFMSLRESGLVLFHQD
- a CDS encoding SDR family oxidoreductase; protein product: MNTRIAIVTGATSGIGEATVRKLIEVGMQVVGNGRTREKLATLEKELGSNFCGVAGDAGDEKVIDQLFAEAQEHFGGEANLVVINAGRGLGGSVTTSDQSQLDDLLNVNVKGAALLMQKAALKMVKQQEKGFPKSAADIVIIGSVVGRHISPFSAVYGASKFAVHALAEGLRREVGPKGVRVSLVQPGIVISGFQDVAGYSDELVQGFHDKFGPLPTAADIADAICHVTTLPPHINISDIVVRPTRQEYP